Proteins from one Microbacterium sp. Root553 genomic window:
- a CDS encoding AzlC family ABC transporter permease produces the protein MSAEREVWREALGVVLATSAYGVSFGALAVASGLDVWQACVLSLLMFTGGSQFAFVGVFAAGGVSALPSAIASAVLLGVRNVAYGMRMAPIVGTTPARRVAAAPFTIDESTAVAISQSDPRLRRVGFWVTGIGIFLGWNLTTLIGALVGDVLGDPRTWGLDAAAAAAFLALLWPRLKERQAIAVGIAAAVVAAALTPVLMPGLPVLVAAVVAVVVGWFDWLGRKPSVRAIDDGGVS, from the coding sequence GTGAGCGCGGAGCGCGAGGTATGGCGCGAAGCGCTCGGAGTGGTGCTCGCGACGAGCGCGTACGGCGTCTCCTTCGGCGCGCTCGCCGTGGCCTCGGGACTCGACGTCTGGCAGGCGTGCGTCCTCAGCCTGCTGATGTTCACCGGTGGGTCCCAGTTCGCGTTCGTGGGCGTCTTCGCCGCCGGGGGAGTGTCGGCGCTCCCTTCGGCGATCGCATCGGCCGTGCTGCTCGGAGTGCGCAACGTCGCCTACGGGATGCGCATGGCCCCGATCGTGGGGACGACCCCCGCCCGGCGGGTCGCCGCCGCTCCCTTCACGATCGACGAGTCGACGGCTGTGGCGATCTCCCAGAGCGACCCGCGTCTTCGTCGAGTGGGATTCTGGGTCACCGGGATCGGCATCTTCCTCGGATGGAACCTCACCACCCTGATAGGCGCGCTGGTCGGAGATGTCCTCGGTGATCCTCGGACCTGGGGGCTGGATGCCGCGGCCGCCGCCGCCTTCCTCGCGCTGCTGTGGCCGCGGCTGAAGGAGCGCCAGGCGATCGCGGTGGGCATCGCGGCCGCCGTCGTCGCCGCGGCGCTCACCCCGGTGCTCATGCCCGGTCTGCCGGTCCTGGTCGCGGCCGTGGTCGCCGTCGTCGTCGGGTGGTTCGATTGGCTGGGGCGGAAGCCGTCGGTGCGCGCCATCGACGACGGGGGAGTGTCATGA
- a CDS encoding DEAD/DEAH box helicase — MTSFLDLGVPADLAAVLSKDGKTEAFAIQRDTLPDSLAGRDLLGRGRTGSGKTIAFALPLVARLSSSSRKGRPGHPRGLVLAPTRELATQIAATIAPLAEAKGLRVTTVFGGVSQRPQETAMRNGVDIVVACPGRLEDLMKQRIVQLDAVEVTVLDEADHMADLGFLPGVTRILTATPAGGQRLLFSATLDRGIDTLARRFLSNAVSHEVDEESVPVGEMTHRVLVVDSTDNKTTLVRDLASGTGRRILFTRTKHQAKKLAKQLTAAGIPSVDLHGNLSQNARERNLSAFSSDPADGGVRVLVATDVAARGVHVDNVDLVVHVDPPMEHKAYLHRSGRTARAGAAGTVVTVVLPEQRRDVKDLLRKAAITAALEPVTTDAVTELVPERAPHVRPAPVQAPQQRQTPKQRPAGGERNSAATPPSRRSRRPRGGQGGQGAQGGATAGARQGGGARQGGQSRAGGQGGRGRGGSQGR; from the coding sequence ATGACTTCCTTCCTCGATCTCGGCGTGCCCGCCGACCTCGCCGCCGTCCTCTCGAAGGACGGCAAGACCGAGGCGTTCGCCATCCAGCGCGACACGCTTCCCGACTCCCTCGCCGGTCGCGACCTCCTCGGCCGCGGCCGTACCGGCAGCGGCAAGACGATCGCGTTCGCGCTCCCCCTCGTCGCCCGCCTGTCCTCGTCGTCGCGCAAGGGCCGTCCCGGCCACCCGCGCGGCCTCGTGCTCGCCCCGACCCGCGAGCTCGCCACCCAGATCGCCGCGACCATCGCGCCGCTCGCCGAGGCCAAGGGCCTGCGCGTCACCACCGTCTTCGGCGGTGTGAGCCAGCGTCCGCAGGAGACCGCGATGCGCAACGGCGTCGACATCGTCGTCGCGTGCCCCGGCCGCCTGGAAGACCTCATGAAGCAGCGGATCGTGCAGCTCGACGCCGTCGAGGTCACCGTGCTCGACGAGGCCGACCACATGGCCGACCTCGGGTTCCTGCCCGGTGTCACCCGCATCCTGACCGCCACCCCGGCCGGCGGCCAGCGTCTGCTGTTCAGCGCGACCCTCGACCGCGGCATCGACACGCTCGCCCGCCGCTTCCTCTCGAACGCGGTGAGCCACGAGGTCGACGAGGAGAGCGTGCCCGTGGGCGAGATGACGCACCGCGTGCTCGTCGTCGACTCGACCGACAACAAGACCACCCTCGTGCGCGACCTCGCCTCCGGCACCGGCCGCCGCATCCTGTTCACCCGCACCAAGCACCAGGCGAAGAAGCTCGCCAAGCAGCTCACCGCCGCGGGCATCCCCTCGGTCGACCTGCACGGCAACCTGTCGCAGAATGCCCGTGAGCGCAACCTCAGCGCGTTCTCGTCCGACCCGGCCGACGGAGGCGTGCGCGTGCTCGTCGCCACCGACGTCGCCGCGCGCGGCGTGCACGTCGACAACGTCGACCTGGTCGTGCACGTCGACCCGCCCATGGAGCACAAGGCGTACCTGCACCGCTCGGGCCGCACCGCCCGCGCAGGCGCGGCCGGGACGGTCGTCACGGTCGTGCTCCCGGAGCAGCGTCGCGATGTGAAGGACCTGTTGCGCAAGGCTGCGATCACGGCCGCTCTCGAGCCCGTGACCACCGATGCCGTCACCGAGCTGGTTCCCGAGCGTGCCCCGCACGTGCGACCGGCACCGGTGCAGGCCCCGCAGCAGCGCCAGACGCCCAAGCAGCGTCCCGCCGGCGGCGAGCGCAACTCCGCCGCCACTCCCCCGTCCCGCCGCAGCCGTCGCCCCCGTGGCGGCCAGGGTGGTCAGGGTGCCCAGGGCGGAGCGACGGCCGGAGCACGCCAGGGCGGTGGAGCCCGTCAGGGCGGCCAGTCTCGCGCCGGCGGCCAGGGCGGTCGCGGCCGGGGCGGCTCGCAGGGCCGCTGA
- a CDS encoding DUF3117 domain-containing protein — MAAMKPRTGDGPMEAVKEGRLIIVRVPLEGGGRLVVSVNDAEAKELHDVLAAVVNPA, encoded by the coding sequence ATGGCAGCGATGAAGCCGAGGACCGGAGACGGACCCATGGAGGCCGTGAAAGAAGGGCGACTCATCATCGTGCGCGTCCCGCTCGAAGGAGGCGGCCGACTGGTCGTGTCCGTGAACGACGCCGAGGCGAAGGAACTCCACGACGTGCTGGCAGCCGTCGTGAACCCCGCCTGA
- the fdxA gene encoding ferredoxin: MTYVIALPCVDVKDRACIDECPVDCIYEGERSLYIHPDECVDCGACEPVCPVEAIYYEDDLPDEWQDYYKANVEFFDEVGSPGGAAKVGVIAHDHPVIAALPPQGE; encoded by the coding sequence GTGACGTATGTGATCGCCCTTCCGTGCGTCGATGTCAAGGACCGCGCCTGCATCGACGAGTGCCCCGTTGACTGTATCTACGAGGGTGAACGCTCGCTGTACATCCACCCCGACGAATGCGTCGACTGCGGTGCGTGCGAGCCGGTATGCCCCGTCGAGGCCATCTACTACGAAGACGATCTGCCCGACGAGTGGCAGGACTACTACAAGGCCAATGTCGAGTTCTTCGACGAGGTCGGCTCGCCCGGCGGTGCGGCGAAGGTCGGCGTCATCGCGCACGACCACCCCGTCATCGCCGCGCTCCCGCCTCAGGGCGAGTAG
- a CDS encoding citrate synthase, translating to MSAAAEQQPIAKLSIGETTAEFPIVRGTAGNDSIDLSTLTKQTGYTGLDYGFVNTASTKSAITFIDGDQGILRYRGYPIEQLAGKTSYLEVAWLLIYGELPSAGELAEFDEKIRRHTLLHEDLKRFFSALPHTAHPMSVLSSAVAALSTYYEGETDPHNPEHVELNTIRMLAKLPVIAAYAHKKSVGQAFLYPDNSLGFVENFLKLNFGVLSEPYEMNPVMSKALELLLILHEDHEQNASTSTVRLVGSTGANQFASVSAGIQALSGPLHGGANEAVLTMLGQIRDSGQSVSRFVERVKNKEEGVKLMGFGHRVYKNYDPRAKLVKEAAGEVLAELGVTDPLLDLAQELEEIALADDYFKERRLYPNVDFYTGVIYKAMGFPTRMFTVLFAIGRLPGWLAQWRELQLDPQTKIGRPQQLYTGSPERTFQTL from the coding sequence GTGAGCGCAGCGGCAGAGCAGCAGCCCATCGCGAAGCTGTCGATCGGTGAGACCACCGCAGAGTTCCCGATCGTGCGCGGCACGGCAGGGAACGACAGCATCGATCTGTCGACCCTGACGAAGCAGACGGGGTACACGGGACTCGACTACGGGTTCGTCAACACCGCGTCGACGAAGTCCGCGATCACCTTCATCGACGGTGACCAGGGCATCCTGCGCTACCGCGGATATCCGATCGAGCAGCTGGCCGGCAAGACGAGCTACCTCGAGGTCGCGTGGCTGCTGATCTACGGCGAGCTGCCCTCCGCCGGTGAGCTCGCGGAGTTCGACGAGAAGATCCGTCGTCACACGCTGCTGCACGAAGACCTCAAGCGCTTCTTCTCCGCGCTCCCGCACACCGCGCATCCGATGTCGGTGCTGTCGTCGGCCGTCGCCGCGCTCTCGACGTACTACGAGGGCGAGACCGACCCGCACAACCCCGAGCACGTGGAGCTCAACACGATCCGCATGCTCGCGAAGCTTCCGGTGATCGCGGCGTACGCCCACAAGAAGAGCGTCGGTCAGGCCTTCCTGTATCCCGACAACTCGCTCGGCTTCGTCGAGAACTTCCTCAAGCTGAACTTCGGCGTCCTGTCGGAGCCCTACGAGATGAACCCCGTGATGTCGAAGGCGCTCGAGCTGCTGCTGATCCTGCACGAGGACCACGAGCAGAACGCGTCGACCTCGACGGTCCGCCTGGTCGGGTCCACCGGTGCGAACCAGTTCGCCTCGGTCTCCGCCGGCATCCAGGCTCTCTCCGGACCGCTGCACGGCGGGGCGAATGAGGCGGTGCTCACCATGCTCGGCCAGATCCGCGACTCGGGGCAGAGCGTCTCCCGCTTCGTGGAGCGGGTGAAGAACAAGGAAGAGGGCGTGAAGCTGATGGGCTTCGGGCACCGCGTCTACAAGAACTACGACCCGCGCGCCAAGCTCGTCAAGGAAGCCGCGGGCGAGGTGCTCGCCGAGCTGGGCGTCACCGATCCGCTGCTCGACCTCGCGCAGGAGCTCGAAGAGATCGCGCTCGCCGACGACTACTTCAAGGAGCGTCGTCTGTACCCGAACGTCGACTTCTACACCGGCGTGATCTACAAGGCGATGGGCTTCCCGACGCGCATGTTCACGGTGCTGTTCGCGATCGGACGCCTGCCCGGCTGGCTCGCCCAGTGGCGGGAGCTGCAGCTCGACCCGCAGACCAAGATCGGTCGCCCGCAGCAGCTGTACACGGGCTCGCCCGAGCGCACCTTCCAGACCCTCTGA
- a CDS encoding twin-arginine translocase TatA/TatE family subunit has protein sequence MQFGITFEKLLLIGLIAVLLVGPERLPRYAESVAKLARRAGEFLRDTKSRVRDEMGPEIDDVDWRKLDPRQYDPRRIIRDALFEDDASPGPARADAVVAEPAVKPVSTPRVRPEFSMSSPPPYDPEAT, from the coding sequence ATGCAGTTCGGGATCACCTTCGAGAAGCTGCTGCTGATCGGTCTGATCGCCGTGCTGTTGGTCGGACCGGAGCGGTTGCCGCGCTACGCCGAGAGCGTCGCGAAACTCGCGCGCCGTGCGGGCGAGTTCCTGCGCGACACCAAGTCGCGGGTCCGTGACGAGATGGGCCCCGAGATCGACGACGTCGACTGGCGCAAACTCGACCCGCGCCAGTACGACCCGCGGCGGATCATCCGCGATGCCCTCTTCGAGGACGATGCGTCACCGGGGCCGGCGCGAGCCGACGCCGTGGTCGCCGAACCCGCGGTGAAGCCCGTGAGCACGCCGAGGGTGCGCCCGGAGTTCTCGATGTCGAGCCCTCCGCCGTACGATCCCGAAGCCACGTGA
- the dapC gene encoding succinyldiaminopimelate transaminase, with protein MSVRDLADYPWDAVAPYRERAALHPRGIVDLSVGSPVDPTPELIRRALAEATDAHAYPQTVGTPALREAIVDWYRRRRGVPDLTVDNVLPTIGSKELVALLPTLLGLGAGDVVVHPRIAYPTYEVGARVVGATPVAADEPADWPEGTKLIWINTPGNPDGRTWTVDELTAAVDRARELGAVLASDECYAELGWDGRWASESIPSILDPRVTGGSRANLLSVYSLSKQSNLAGYRAAFVAGCARIVGDLLTARKHLGLMPPEPVQHAMAVALGDDAHVAAQKELYRTRRDALRPALEAAGFRIDGSEAGLYLWATEGQDAWASIARLADLGILAGPGPFYGPHSTRHVRLALTAPTERIMEGARRLREHSL; from the coding sequence GTGAGCGTCCGCGACCTCGCAGACTATCCCTGGGATGCCGTCGCCCCGTATCGCGAGCGTGCGGCGCTGCACCCGCGCGGGATCGTCGACCTCTCGGTCGGCTCGCCCGTCGACCCCACTCCGGAGCTGATCCGTCGGGCGCTCGCCGAAGCCACCGACGCGCACGCGTACCCGCAGACCGTCGGCACGCCCGCACTGCGCGAGGCGATCGTCGACTGGTACCGGCGACGCCGGGGTGTGCCCGACCTCACGGTCGACAACGTGCTCCCCACGATCGGCTCCAAAGAGCTCGTCGCGCTCCTCCCGACGCTGCTGGGCCTGGGTGCGGGCGACGTCGTGGTGCATCCGCGCATCGCCTATCCGACCTATGAGGTCGGTGCACGGGTGGTCGGTGCGACGCCCGTCGCCGCCGACGAACCCGCGGACTGGCCGGAGGGCACGAAGCTCATCTGGATCAACACTCCCGGCAATCCCGACGGACGCACGTGGACGGTCGACGAGCTGACGGCCGCTGTGGATCGCGCACGAGAGCTCGGTGCGGTGCTCGCCAGCGACGAATGCTACGCGGAGCTCGGCTGGGACGGCCGCTGGGCGAGCGAGAGCATCCCCTCGATCCTCGACCCCCGCGTGACCGGGGGTAGCAGGGCGAATCTGCTCAGCGTTTACTCTCTGAGCAAGCAGTCCAACCTCGCCGGCTATCGCGCGGCCTTCGTCGCCGGATGCGCGCGGATCGTGGGCGACCTGCTCACGGCCCGCAAGCACCTGGGGCTCATGCCGCCGGAGCCCGTGCAGCACGCGATGGCGGTGGCGCTGGGCGACGATGCGCACGTCGCCGCGCAGAAAGAGCTGTACCGGACGCGGCGAGACGCTCTGCGGCCGGCGCTGGAGGCTGCGGGCTTCCGGATCGACGGGTCCGAGGCGGGGCTCTACCTCTGGGCGACCGAGGGTCAGGACGCATGGGCGAGCATCGCGAGGCTCGCGGATCTCGGCATCCTCGCCGGACCGGGGCCGTTCTACGGACCGCATTCGACTCGGCACGTACGGCTCGCGCTCACCGCACCGACCGAGCGGATCATGGAGGGCGCGCGGCGCCTTCGCGAGCACTCCCTGTAG
- the dapD gene encoding 2,3,4,5-tetrahydropyridine-2,6-dicarboxylate N-succinyltransferase, with protein sequence MTEARTVWGTGLSTIAGDGTVLDAWFPEVSTVAPTAADAAAALLSVDALAGPDERRNVVVESVQLQIDLDAAPTSTVDAYLRLHALSHLVVRPNELNLDGIFAHLPNVAWTNAGPVHPDDAARLRPLLQRAGIQVQGLDKFPRLTDYVQPTGVRIADASRVRLGAHLSPGTTVMHEGFVNFNAGTLGASMVEGRISQGVVVGDGSDIGGGSSIMGTLSGGGSHRVSIGARTLLGANAGIGISLGDDCVVEAGLYVTAGTKIVLVDGPALPDGGRKTVKGADLSGHDGLLFRRNSLSGAVEAVRRAGVGVTLNEALHA encoded by the coding sequence ATGACTGAGGCGCGCACCGTGTGGGGTACCGGACTTTCGACGATCGCCGGCGACGGCACGGTTCTGGATGCCTGGTTCCCCGAGGTGTCGACCGTCGCGCCCACCGCCGCAGACGCCGCGGCGGCGCTGCTGAGCGTCGACGCCCTGGCGGGCCCGGACGAGCGGCGCAACGTGGTCGTCGAGTCCGTGCAGCTGCAGATCGACCTGGATGCCGCACCGACCTCGACCGTCGACGCGTACCTGCGCCTGCACGCGCTGTCGCACCTCGTGGTGCGCCCGAACGAGCTCAACCTCGACGGCATCTTCGCCCATCTGCCGAACGTGGCGTGGACGAATGCCGGGCCCGTGCACCCCGACGACGCCGCACGCCTTCGCCCGCTCCTGCAGCGCGCCGGCATCCAGGTGCAGGGACTCGACAAGTTCCCCCGCCTCACCGACTACGTGCAGCCGACGGGCGTACGGATCGCCGACGCCTCACGCGTCCGCCTCGGCGCACATCTCTCCCCCGGCACGACGGTGATGCACGAGGGCTTCGTGAACTTCAACGCCGGCACGCTGGGCGCCTCGATGGTGGAGGGCCGCATCTCGCAGGGCGTCGTCGTCGGCGACGGCAGCGACATCGGAGGCGGATCCTCGATCATGGGCACGCTGTCGGGTGGCGGCTCGCATCGCGTCTCGATCGGCGCGCGCACCCTTCTGGGCGCGAACGCAGGAATCGGCATCTCGCTCGGAGACGACTGCGTCGTCGAAGCCGGACTCTACGTCACGGCCGGCACCAAGATCGTGCTCGTCGACGGCCCCGCGCTGCCGGACGGCGGGCGGAAGACCGTGAAGGGCGCCGACCTGTCCGGCCACGACGGGCTGCTCTTCCGTCGCAACTCCCTCAGCGGCGCGGTCGAGGCCGTGCGTCGCGCAGGAGTCGGCGTCACGCTGAACGAGGCGCTGCACGCCTGA
- a CDS encoding AzlD domain-containing protein: MSVWSAILLAALICLGLKAAGYLVPTRVLEAPRPARISDLLTVALLAALVAVQSLGAGQAVIVDARVPALLVAAGLLWLRQSFLVVVVAAAAVAAVLRLLGLAG; encoded by the coding sequence ATGAGCGTCTGGAGCGCCATCCTGCTGGCGGCGCTGATCTGTCTGGGGCTGAAGGCTGCCGGATACCTGGTGCCGACCCGAGTGCTCGAGGCGCCGCGTCCCGCGCGCATCTCCGACCTGCTCACGGTCGCCCTGCTCGCCGCGCTCGTGGCGGTGCAGAGCCTCGGAGCGGGGCAGGCGGTGATCGTCGATGCGCGGGTCCCCGCGCTGCTCGTCGCCGCCGGACTGCTCTGGCTGCGACAGTCGTTTCTCGTGGTCGTCGTCGCGGCCGCCGCCGTGGCCGCCGTGCTGCGCCTGCTCGGTCTCGCAGGGTGA
- a CDS encoding O-methyltransferase, translating to MSENDANARFIRESIVEPAPIARARAHALELGAAPVSPAVGSQIAVLAAATGARSIVEIGTGAGVSGLWLLRGAPQAVLTSIDNEPEHLAAARQAFADARVPATRARFITGRAADVLPRMNEASYDIVLVDADPENVIDYVAHGLRLVRTGGMVLVPRILGGGRVADPVQRDEVTSAYRSLVQETQESPVVLATVSASGEGLLQLISVGAS from the coding sequence ATGAGCGAGAACGATGCGAACGCACGTTTCATCCGCGAGTCCATCGTCGAGCCCGCGCCGATCGCCCGTGCCCGCGCCCATGCCCTCGAGCTCGGCGCCGCACCCGTCAGCCCCGCCGTCGGCTCCCAGATCGCGGTGCTCGCCGCGGCCACGGGCGCACGTTCCATCGTCGAGATCGGCACCGGCGCAGGGGTCTCGGGTCTCTGGCTGCTGCGCGGCGCGCCGCAGGCGGTGCTGACCTCGATCGACAACGAGCCCGAGCACCTGGCCGCCGCCCGTCAGGCATTCGCCGACGCGCGGGTCCCCGCGACGCGGGCGCGATTCATCACCGGCCGCGCCGCCGACGTGCTGCCCCGGATGAACGAGGCCTCGTACGACATCGTCCTCGTCGACGCCGACCCCGAGAACGTCATCGACTACGTCGCGCACGGCCTGCGACTCGTTCGCACCGGCGGCATGGTCCTGGTGCCCCGCATCCTGGGCGGCGGCCGCGTCGCCGACCCCGTGCAGCGCGACGAGGTCACCTCCGCGTACCGCTCGCTCGTGCAGGAGACGCAGGAGTCCCCGGTCGTGCTCGCCACCGTCTCCGCCTCGGGTGAGGGGCTGCTGCAGCTGATCAGCGTGGGCGCGTCCTGA
- the dapE gene encoding succinyl-diaminopimelate desuccinylase → MVLDLTASSADLTRAICDIPSVSGDETALADAIEQSVSGYAHLEVIRHGNTIVARTNLGRAQRVAIAGHIDTVPINDNVPTRDVEIEGVAYLWGRGTVDMKGGTAVQLKLAAELTEPSLDITWMWYDNEEVEASKNGLALLAAVRPDLFQADFAILGEPSNGEVEGGCNGTMRAIVRTSGVRAHAARAWIGENAIHRAAPILARLAEYRAREVAVDGLLYRESMSAVRISGGVAGNVIPDACEVEVNYRFAPSKSAADAESHIRNLLAGFDVEITDVAEGARPGLDAPIAQDFVAAVGAEPRPKYGWTDVARFSALGIPAVNYGPGDPHLAHHDEERVPLAQIDAVERGLRAWLTSR, encoded by the coding sequence ATGGTGCTCGATCTGACAGCGTCCTCCGCCGACCTGACCCGCGCGATCTGCGACATCCCGAGCGTCTCGGGTGACGAGACCGCCCTCGCCGACGCCATCGAGCAGTCGGTGTCGGGATACGCGCATCTCGAGGTGATCCGACACGGCAACACCATCGTCGCCCGCACGAATCTCGGTCGTGCCCAGAGGGTCGCGATCGCGGGCCACATCGACACGGTGCCGATCAATGACAACGTCCCCACCCGAGACGTCGAGATCGAGGGAGTCGCCTACCTGTGGGGCCGCGGGACGGTGGACATGAAGGGCGGCACCGCGGTGCAGCTCAAGCTCGCCGCCGAGCTCACCGAGCCTTCGCTCGACATCACGTGGATGTGGTACGACAACGAAGAGGTGGAGGCGTCGAAGAACGGCCTCGCGCTGCTCGCCGCCGTGCGCCCCGATCTGTTCCAGGCGGATTTCGCGATCCTCGGCGAGCCGTCGAACGGCGAGGTGGAGGGCGGATGCAACGGCACCATGCGTGCGATCGTGCGCACCTCCGGTGTCCGGGCGCACGCCGCGCGCGCGTGGATCGGCGAGAACGCGATCCACCGGGCCGCGCCCATCCTGGCTCGCCTCGCCGAGTACCGCGCCCGCGAGGTCGCGGTCGACGGTCTGCTCTATCGCGAGAGCATGAGCGCGGTGCGGATCAGCGGAGGGGTCGCCGGCAACGTCATCCCCGACGCCTGCGAGGTCGAGGTGAACTACCGGTTCGCGCCGAGCAAATCGGCCGCAGACGCCGAGTCCCACATCCGCAACCTGCTCGCGGGCTTCGACGTCGAGATCACCGACGTGGCAGAGGGTGCGAGGCCCGGCCTCGACGCCCCGATCGCGCAGGACTTCGTCGCCGCGGTCGGCGCGGAGCCCCGTCCGAAGTACGGATGGACCGACGTCGCCCGTTTCTCCGCTCTCGGCATCCCCGCCGTCAACTACGGCCCCGGCGACCCGCACCTGGCCCATCACGACGAGGAGAGGGTGCCGCTCGCGCAGATCGACGCCGTCGAGCGGGGCCTGCGCGCATGGCTCACCTCGCGCTGA
- a CDS encoding SRPBCC family protein gives MPVVSAEAIVPVDPATAFAVSQLTGAVRRRWDPFISEQHFLDEADVAAKGVRTFTRQRFGLSMVSRYVSYAPPTNVGMVMERGPWFFAKLGGGWRFTAVPEGTLAVWKYNFSCRPAWLAPLAEWIGARVLGAEIRRRLDGFVRGCADPEVLAAVSR, from the coding sequence ATGCCCGTCGTCAGCGCCGAGGCCATCGTGCCGGTCGACCCGGCGACCGCCTTCGCGGTCTCCCAGCTGACCGGCGCGGTTCGGCGGCGCTGGGATCCCTTCATCAGCGAGCAGCACTTCCTCGATGAGGCGGATGTCGCGGCGAAGGGTGTGCGAACGTTCACGCGGCAGCGCTTCGGCCTCTCGATGGTGAGCCGGTACGTCTCCTACGCGCCCCCGACGAATGTGGGCATGGTGATGGAGCGCGGTCCCTGGTTCTTCGCGAAGCTCGGTGGAGGCTGGCGGTTCACGGCCGTTCCCGAGGGAACGCTGGCGGTGTGGAAGTACAACTTCTCGTGCCGCCCTGCGTGGCTCGCCCCCCTCGCGGAGTGGATCGGCGCGCGCGTGCTCGGTGCGGAGATCCGGCGGCGACTCGACGGTTTCGTCCGCGGATGCGCGGACCCCGAGGTCCTGGCGGCCGTGTCACGCTGA